A window of the Janthinobacterium agaricidamnosum NBRC 102515 = DSM 9628 genome harbors these coding sequences:
- a CDS encoding condensation domain-containing protein, translated as MDTTQHAAPHWPLGPEQAMLADPGASHFVTAHSDQRIDPQRLQQALASVVERHQSLRCAYLALPGYRGLRQQERQATQPAVALAETLDAARLAVPDIAAGQAIAASVIHHGVSASTVALNVAALAADQASLPLLWRELQSAYAGQPALDEVFQYAQYVEWRQDLDDDEEAAQGRAYWDDYLKRHAGAVRPQLCYRGAAAAGASPVPAHGAVRAELDAGMLLRLEQAAAEHGADLETALQLAWWLLLARLSGNGHVLGGWQHDCRRDYEVMRGAVGVFDKVMPVAVELTPGSGFGALLAALAETLEAHRGAQEYSAAMAASAAPSACFVFIEDTDGAAGWRADPLPGPARRYEPGAARXXHTLN; from the coding sequence ATGGACACCACCCAGCACGCCGCCCCCCATTGGCCGCTCGGCCCCGAGCAAGCCATGCTGGCCGATCCCGGCGCCAGCCATTTCGTCACCGCGCATAGCGACCAGCGCATCGATCCGCAACGCCTGCAGCAGGCGCTGGCTAGCGTCGTCGAACGCCATCAATCGCTGCGTTGCGCCTACCTGGCGCTGCCCGGCTATCGCGGCCTGCGCCAGCAGGAGCGGCAGGCGACCCAGCCGGCCGTGGCGCTGGCCGAGACGCTGGACGCCGCGCGACTGGCCGTGCCGGACATCGCAGCCGGCCAGGCCATCGCCGCCAGCGTGATCCATCACGGCGTATCGGCCTCGACCGTCGCGCTGAACGTGGCGGCGCTGGCGGCCGATCAGGCCAGCCTGCCGCTGCTGTGGCGCGAACTGCAGTCGGCCTATGCCGGCCAGCCGGCGCTCGATGAGGTGTTTCAGTACGCGCAATATGTCGAGTGGCGCCAGGACCTGGACGACGACGAGGAAGCGGCGCAAGGCCGGGCCTATTGGGACGATTACCTGAAGCGCCATGCCGGCGCGGTGCGGCCGCAACTGTGCTACCGCGGCGCGGCAGCGGCCGGCGCGTCCCCGGTACCTGCCCATGGCGCGGTGCGCGCAGAGCTGGACGCCGGCATGCTGTTGCGCCTGGAGCAAGCGGCCGCGGAGCACGGCGCCGACCTGGAAACGGCGCTGCAACTGGCCTGGTGGCTGCTGCTGGCGCGCTTGTCGGGCAACGGTCATGTGCTGGGCGGCTGGCAGCACGATTGCCGCCGCGATTACGAAGTGATGCGCGGTGCCGTCGGCGTGTTCGACAAGGTGATGCCGGTCGCGGTCGAGCTGACGCCAGGCAGCGGTTTCGGCGCCTTGCTGGCCGCCTTGGCCGAAACGCTGGAAGCCCATCGCGGCGCGCAAGAGTATTCTGCGGCGATGGCAGCGTCGGCCGCGCCGTCGGCCTGTTTTGTCTTTATCGAGGACACGGACGGCGCCGCCGGCTGGCGCGCCGATCCGCTGCCGGGCCCGGCGCGCCGTTACGAACCTGGCGCTGCACGATNNNNNCACACACTTAATTAA
- a CDS encoding non-ribosomal peptide synthetase codes for MASAHYQSSDAAILLQQYLALLDGCSNQPDAAPSELTLPAGAVGGASAASVDFGDVLVGQRIGQLAADTPQAPAIVDGSSTLNYRELDQAASRLAHWMAGQGVGRGHLVGLNLERSASFVVALLAAWRLGAGYLPLDPHWPAGRRDAILADARPALLLHASTAALHSAGADWPAQFALDVVLETLAAGAEHSGPVPAGAGDIAYLLYTSGSTGTPKGVIVEHGQLLNYVAGASQAMQLGDSRRWALTGTVAADLGNTALFGALYNGACLVIAGAADMQDAPSFARFLRSQQIDAVKLVPSHLEALLDCDEALLPQRVVLGGEAASAALIGRMLRLAPACRIYNHYGPTETTVGVMIHAVDGAAPPVGVLPLSAALPNCRILVLDGQRRLVPAGALGELYIGGAQLARGYLNRDGAAVFVDDPAAPGQRLYRSGDLAWLMPSGAVQLAGRADHQVKIRGYRVEPAEIEAVLLAAPGVRQAVVLAVPDQAGQAGLLAVLVHDDGAQGAEAELRAHLAARLPAHMLPGRYLFAAQLPRLANGKIDRAALALSAPPERGAAIVAPRDALEWLLADCMAGLLARQEIGVDQDFFELGGHSLLVIKLTARIRKLLKVEIAPGLVFDHATVEALARLLRGVSPDAAQLDKLAEAQRKLALLTPEQRAALLERSRQGQAA; via the coding sequence GTGGCGAGCGCGCATTATCAGTCGTCCGACGCGGCGATCCTGCTGCAACAATACCTGGCGCTGCTGGACGGCTGCTCGAACCAGCCGGATGCCGCGCCGTCCGAGTTGACCTTGCCGGCCGGCGCGGTCGGCGGCGCCAGCGCCGCCAGCGTCGATTTCGGCGACGTGTTGGTCGGCCAGCGCATCGGACAACTGGCTGCCGATACGCCGCAGGCGCCGGCCATCGTCGACGGCAGCAGCACGCTGAATTACCGCGAGCTGGACCAGGCCGCCAGCCGCCTGGCGCACTGGATGGCTGGCCAGGGCGTCGGCCGTGGCCACCTGGTCGGCCTGAACCTGGAACGTTCCGCCTCGTTCGTGGTGGCGCTGCTGGCGGCCTGGCGCCTGGGCGCCGGCTACCTGCCGCTGGACCCGCACTGGCCGGCCGGCCGGCGCGACGCGATCCTGGCCGACGCCCGGCCCGCGCTGCTGCTGCACGCCAGCACGGCGGCGCTGCACAGTGCGGGCGCCGACTGGCCCGCGCAGTTCGCGCTGGACGTGGTGCTGGAAACGCTGGCGGCCGGCGCCGAGCACAGCGGGCCGGTGCCTGCTGGCGCCGGCGACATCGCCTATCTGCTGTACACCTCCGGCTCGACCGGCACGCCGAAGGGCGTCATCGTCGAACACGGCCAGTTGCTGAACTATGTGGCCGGCGCATCCCAGGCGATGCAACTGGGCGACAGCCGCCGCTGGGCGCTGACCGGCACCGTGGCGGCCGACCTGGGCAATACCGCATTGTTCGGCGCGCTGTACAACGGCGCCTGCCTGGTGATCGCCGGCGCGGCCGACATGCAGGATGCGCCATCGTTCGCGCGCTTCCTGCGCAGCCAGCAGATCGACGCCGTCAAGCTGGTGCCGTCGCACCTGGAAGCGCTGCTCGATTGCGACGAGGCGCTGCTGCCGCAACGCGTGGTGCTGGGCGGCGAGGCCGCGTCGGCCGCGCTGATCGGCCGCATGCTGCGGCTGGCGCCAGCCTGCCGCATCTACAACCATTACGGCCCGACCGAAACCACCGTCGGCGTGATGATCCACGCCGTCGACGGCGCCGCGCCGCCGGTGGGCGTACTGCCGCTCAGCGCCGCGCTGCCGAATTGCCGCATCCTGGTGCTGGATGGACAGCGGCGGCTGGTGCCGGCCGGCGCGCTGGGCGAGCTGTATATCGGCGGCGCGCAACTGGCGCGCGGCTACCTGAACCGCGACGGCGCGGCGGTCTTCGTCGATGATCCGGCCGCCCCGGGCCAGCGCCTGTACCGCAGCGGCGACCTGGCCTGGCTGATGCCAAGCGGCGCCGTGCAACTGGCCGGCCGCGCCGACCACCAGGTCAAGATACGCGGCTACCGCGTCGAGCCGGCCGAAATCGAGGCGGTCCTGCTGGCGGCGCCGGGCGTGCGCCAGGCGGTGGTGCTGGCGGTGCCGGACCAGGCCGGCCAGGCCGGCTTGCTGGCGGTGCTGGTGCATGACGATGGCGCGCAGGGCGCCGAGGCGGAACTCAGGGCGCACCTGGCGGCGCGGCTGCCGGCCCATATGCTGCCGGGGCGCTATCTGTTCGCGGCGCAGTTGCCGCGCCTGGCCAACGGCAAGATCGACCGCGCCGCGCTGGCGCTGTCGGCCCCGCCGGAACGCGGCGCGGCCATCGTGGCGCCGCGCGATGCGCTGGAATGGCTGCTGGCCGATTGCATGGCCGGCTTGCTGGCGCGCCAGGAAATCGGCGTCGACCAGGACTTCTTCGAACTGGGCGGCCATTCGCTGCTGGTAATCAAGCTGACCGCGCGCATCCGCAAGTTGCTGAAGGTCGAAATCGCGCCCGGCCTGGTGTTCGACCACGCCACGGTGGAAGCGCTGGCGCGGCTGCTGCGCGGCGTCAGCCCGGACGCCGCCCAGCTCGACAAGCTGGCCGAGGCGCAGCGCAAGCTGGCGCTGCTGACGCCGGAACAGCGCGCCGCCTTGCTGGAGCGTTCGCGCCAGGGCCAGGCCGCGTAA
- a CDS encoding non-ribosomal peptide synthetase, whose product MKRMDVMEQMDQMDQMDQMDQMDEDVLALLLDDEDAGADGDGAGTALRTRVAFGQAAPLSYGQHQLWLLQQLDPGLTSYNMVRAFEIGGVLDPAALEASLRALIARHAVLRTRFEQRDGVPVQIVQEGAPFELDFEDLAETLEQASGAAGQLAQRLRQAADHVFDLGVAPLLFARLLRRGPQRHVLVLGMHHIVSDGWSNDLLLRDLAQGYRLARGGAPAPDPAPAWYAEYALWQRQGMPGAGLPAQLDYWERYLRGVPALSMPDAPPRNPAAAMPPGGRRRFPLPAALAASLRDFCRVQGCTAFVACLAAWQVLLGRLDGQRDFAVGVPNAGRGREEVQQVAGFFITMQAYRARLRPDLRWAELCRQVRGDTLAALGHADAPLELLLERRSGEARPTGRHPLFQAMFGLEMQADQRALELDGLAVTALPLDPAGNKAELSLDIVGGDGQFSCILEYDAHRFDESAAGALEAGYLQLLQAMVAVPGAAIGGAALLAPGQLALLRQLGEHRIADQDHHAVPVMRLFERQALATPDAAALLFDGLELGYAELNRRVNRLAHYLVAQGAGAETRIGIALPRSIELVVGVLAILKSGAAYVALDPDYPRERLAAMVDDSAIALMLTTAALAPVLPPAGRKIHVDTLALDGYDSDNPRIAVDPAQLAYVIYTSGSTGKPKGIGVEHHALSGHTRVALGYFGLTPLDRVLLFSTINFDGFVEQLFPPLCIGAAVVLRGPQLWDSARFYREVIAQRISVADLSTAYWFLLAQDFAEHGARDYGALRQVHATGEAMPPEGMRAWAGAGLGRVKLLNSYGPTETIVTASVYDCHACVSGAEPLPAGTPIGRPLAGRHFHVLDGDLNPVAPGVSGELCIGGALLARGYLNRPGLSAEKFIADPGGEAGARLYRTGDLVRWRADGQLLYLGRIDQQVKVRGFRIELGEVESQLLRQPGVREAAVIADAGQLLAYLTADAGAVPDETALKRALALALPDYMVPARIVVLASLPLSPAGKVDRNALPRPQTGALCAREAPQGAAEIALAGIWREVLQVAGVGRGDDFFALGGNSLLALRLLRQVQRRFGEASLALADVFNTPRLMQQALRLDVRPDADQAAHCEVVRMNRAGAGMPLYCFPGLNVNSSEYAALVQALGQDRPVQSFVCHALTAARWDGLELEQLARRYAAHIRADAGGRPCALLGWSFGGDLAFATARELEREGGQERKQPVALVCLVDVFESPTLPRRGLTQQESAAAEQKLARWLERSAMAGRWRQLFGRMTADERSAALRHLLDEAELPLDGPELGSGEYSLWVAFDNALIMDRYRYASGVPLRAPLHAFRAGASLERRAPGLRDWSAHAELAGASVVPGVDHRGILLAPAFQQEVKRRLRELDA is encoded by the coding sequence ATGAAGCGGATGGATGTGATGGAGCAGATGGATCAGATGGATCAGATGGATCAGATGGATCAGATGGATGAGGATGTGCTGGCCTTGCTGCTGGATGACGAGGATGCCGGCGCCGATGGCGACGGCGCGGGAACGGCGCTGCGCACGCGGGTGGCGTTCGGGCAGGCGGCCCCGCTGTCGTACGGCCAGCATCAGCTGTGGCTGTTGCAACAGCTCGATCCCGGCCTGACCTCCTATAACATGGTGCGCGCCTTCGAGATCGGGGGTGTGCTGGACCCGGCCGCGCTGGAAGCGTCGCTGCGCGCGCTGATCGCGCGCCATGCGGTGCTGCGCACCCGTTTTGAGCAGCGTGACGGCGTCCCGGTGCAGATCGTGCAGGAGGGCGCGCCGTTCGAGCTCGATTTTGAAGACCTGGCCGAAACACTGGAGCAGGCGTCAGGCGCGGCAGGGCAACTGGCGCAAAGACTGCGCCAGGCGGCGGACCATGTGTTCGACCTGGGCGTTGCGCCGCTGCTGTTCGCGCGCCTGCTCCGCCGCGGGCCGCAACGCCATGTGCTGGTGCTGGGCATGCACCATATCGTCAGCGACGGCTGGTCCAACGACTTGCTGTTGCGCGACCTGGCGCAGGGCTACCGGCTGGCCCGGGGCGGCGCGCCGGCGCCGGACCCGGCCCCTGCTTGGTATGCCGAATATGCGCTGTGGCAGCGCCAAGGCATGCCCGGCGCCGGCTTGCCGGCGCAGCTGGATTATTGGGAGCGCTACCTGCGCGGCGTGCCGGCGCTGTCGATGCCGGATGCGCCGCCGCGTAACCCGGCGGCGGCGATGCCGCCGGGCGGGCGCCGCCGTTTCCCGCTGCCGGCCGCGCTGGCGGCGTCCTTGCGCGACTTTTGCCGCGTGCAGGGCTGCACCGCCTTCGTCGCCTGCCTGGCCGCGTGGCAAGTGCTGCTGGGACGGCTGGACGGCCAGCGCGATTTCGCGGTCGGCGTGCCGAACGCCGGGCGCGGGCGCGAGGAAGTGCAGCAGGTGGCCGGCTTTTTCATCACCATGCAAGCTTATCGGGCGCGGCTGCGGCCGGACCTGCGCTGGGCCGAACTGTGCCGCCAGGTGCGCGGCGATACGCTGGCCGCGCTCGGCCATGCCGACGCGCCGCTGGAACTGCTGCTGGAACGGCGCAGCGGAGAGGCGCGCCCGACCGGCCGCCATCCGCTGTTCCAGGCCATGTTCGGGCTGGAAATGCAGGCCGACCAGCGCGCCCTGGAATTGGACGGCCTGGCCGTGACGGCCTTGCCGCTGGACCCGGCCGGCAACAAGGCCGAGCTGTCGCTCGATATCGTCGGCGGCGACGGGCAATTTTCCTGCATCCTGGAATACGATGCGCACCGCTTCGACGAGAGTGCCGCCGGCGCGCTGGAAGCCGGCTATCTGCAACTGCTGCAGGCGATGGTCGCCGTGCCTGGCGCGGCGATCGGCGGCGCGGCGCTGCTGGCGCCCGGGCAACTGGCCTTGCTGCGCCAGCTGGGCGAGCATCGGATAGCGGACCAGGACCACCACGCGGTACCGGTGATGCGGCTGTTCGAGCGCCAGGCGCTGGCCACGCCGGACGCGGCGGCGCTGCTGTTCGACGGCCTGGAGCTCGGTTACGCGGAATTGAACCGGCGCGTCAACCGGCTGGCGCATTATCTGGTGGCGCAGGGCGCCGGCGCCGAGACGCGCATCGGCATCGCGCTGCCGCGTTCGATCGAACTGGTGGTCGGCGTGCTGGCGATACTGAAAAGCGGCGCCGCCTATGTCGCGCTGGACCCGGACTATCCGCGCGAGCGGCTGGCCGCGATGGTCGACGACAGCGCCATCGCGCTGATGCTGACCACCGCCGCGCTGGCGCCGGTGCTGCCGCCGGCGGGCCGCAAGATTCATGTCGATACGCTGGCGCTGGACGGTTACGACAGCGATAATCCCCGCATCGCCGTCGATCCAGCCCAGCTGGCCTACGTCATCTACACCTCCGGCTCGACCGGCAAGCCGAAGGGCATCGGCGTGGAACACCACGCGCTGAGCGGGCATACCCGGGTGGCGCTCGGCTACTTCGGCCTGACGCCGCTTGACCGGGTACTGCTGTTTTCGACGATTAATTTCGACGGCTTTGTCGAACAGCTGTTCCCGCCGCTGTGCATCGGCGCCGCGGTGGTGCTGCGCGGTCCGCAACTGTGGGACAGCGCGCGCTTTTACCGTGAAGTGATCGCACAGCGCATCAGCGTGGCCGACCTGAGCACCGCCTACTGGTTCTTGCTGGCGCAGGATTTTGCCGAGCACGGTGCGCGCGACTACGGCGCGCTGCGCCAGGTGCACGCCACCGGCGAGGCGATGCCGCCCGAAGGCATGCGCGCGTGGGCCGGGGCCGGCCTGGGCCGGGTCAAGCTGCTCAACAGCTATGGCCCGACCGAAACCATCGTCACCGCCAGCGTCTACGACTGCCATGCCTGCGTGTCCGGCGCCGAGCCGCTGCCGGCCGGCACCCCGATCGGCCGTCCGCTGGCCGGACGCCATTTCCATGTGCTCGACGGCGACCTGAATCCGGTGGCGCCGGGCGTTTCGGGCGAGCTGTGCATCGGCGGTGCGCTGCTGGCGCGCGGCTACCTGAACCGGCCCGGCCTGTCGGCCGAGAAGTTCATCGCCGATCCCGGCGGCGAAGCCGGCGCGCGGCTGTACCGCACCGGCGACCTGGTGCGCTGGCGCGCCGACGGCCAGCTGCTGTACCTGGGGCGCATCGACCAGCAGGTCAAGGTGCGCGGCTTTCGCATCGAGCTGGGCGAAGTCGAGTCGCAGCTGCTGCGCCAGCCCGGCGTGCGCGAAGCGGCGGTGATCGCCGACGCCGGCCAGTTGCTGGCCTACCTGACGGCCGATGCCGGCGCCGTGCCGGACGAAACCGCATTGAAGCGGGCGCTGGCGCTGGCCTTGCCCGACTATATGGTGCCGGCGCGTATCGTGGTCCTGGCGTCGCTGCCGCTCAGTCCGGCCGGCAAGGTCGACCGCAATGCGCTGCCGCGGCCGCAAACCGGCGCCTTGTGCGCACGCGAGGCGCCGCAGGGCGCCGCTGAAATTGCGCTGGCCGGGATCTGGCGCGAGGTGCTGCAAGTCGCCGGCGTCGGACGCGGCGATGACTTTTTTGCGCTGGGCGGCAATTCGCTGCTGGCGTTGCGCCTGCTGCGCCAGGTGCAGCGGCGCTTCGGCGAGGCCAGCCTGGCGCTGGCCGATGTGTTCAACACGCCGCGATTGATGCAGCAGGCGCTCAGGCTGGATGTGCGGCCCGATGCGGACCAGGCGGCGCATTGCGAGGTGGTGCGGATGAACCGCGCCGGCGCCGGCATGCCGCTGTACTGCTTCCCGGGACTGAACGTCAATTCCAGCGAATATGCGGCGCTGGTGCAGGCGCTGGGGCAGGACCGGCCGGTGCAGAGCTTTGTCTGCCACGCGCTGACGGCCGCGCGCTGGGATGGGCTGGAACTGGAACAACTGGCGCGCCGCTACGCCGCCCACATCCGCGCCGATGCCGGCGGCCGGCCGTGCGCCTTGCTGGGCTGGTCGTTCGGCGGCGACCTGGCGTTCGCCACCGCGCGCGAGCTTGAACGGGAAGGGGGGCAGGAGCGCAAGCAGCCGGTGGCGCTGGTCTGCCTGGTCGATGTGTTTGAAAGTCCCACGCTGCCGCGGCGCGGCTTGACGCAACAGGAAAGCGCGGCGGCGGAGCAAAAACTGGCGCGCTGGCTGGAGCGTTCCGCGATGGCCGGGCGCTGGCGCCAGCTGTTTGGGCGCATGACGGCGGACGAACGGAGCGCCGCGCTGCGGCACTTGCTGGACGAAGCCGAACTGCCGCTGGATGGGCCGGAGCTCGGCAGCGGCGAATACAGCCTGTGGGTGGCGTTCGACAATGCGCTGATCATGGACCGCTACCGTTACGCCAGCGGCGTCCCATTGCGGGCGCCGCTGCACGCGTTCCGGGCCGGCGCATCGCTGGAGCGGCGCGCGCCGGGCTTGCGCGACTGGAGCGCCCACGCCGAACTGGCCGGCGCCAGCGTGGTGCCGGGCGTCGATCACCGCGGCATCCTGCTGGCGCCGGCCTTCCAGCAAGAGGTCAAGCGCCGCTTGCGCGAACTGGATGCCTGA
- a CDS encoding nucleotide disphospho-sugar-binding domain-containing protein: MTQIIIGATDAQGHTSPMLFIAADLVRRGHQVSFITGIQFQAAVEKTGATFVRVSGAAEFDQALFVSPERLALQGLDQVKYDLKHLVVDAMADQYRTLQRVLAQFGDDQAVVLTESGFYGVAPALHGAPGVRAKGYVVVGTVPLMLSSIDTAPGGAGLPPDSTPEGRARNAAQNEFFKQTLFGETQVLYAQELARLGATEPASFILETMATHADKYLQLSVEELSYKRSDLPAHIEFVGALPSPPSDAKLPDWWQDVLDAEQVVVVTQGTIANSDFSHLIEPTLEALAGLPVLVVAATGSDAVPAHVPANARVARFVPFVDLLPHTSILVSNGGFAGTQQALSFGVPMVLAGETEDKIEGNARTAHSGAAINLKTQRPTVAAIRAAVEHILATASYRQHARRLQAEYAGLDPYAAIAAAIAVFDTK, from the coding sequence ATGACCCAGATAATCATCGGCGCCACCGACGCCCAAGGCCACACTTCACCGATGCTGTTCATCGCCGCCGACCTGGTGCGCCGCGGCCACCAGGTGTCGTTCATCACCGGCATCCAGTTCCAGGCCGCCGTCGAAAAAACCGGCGCCACCTTCGTGCGCGTCAGCGGCGCCGCCGAATTCGACCAGGCCCTCTTCGTCTCGCCGGAACGCCTGGCGCTGCAAGGGCTGGACCAGGTCAAGTACGACCTGAAACACCTGGTCGTTGACGCCATGGCCGACCAGTACCGCACCTTGCAGCGGGTGCTGGCGCAATTCGGCGACGACCAGGCGGTGGTCTTGACCGAATCCGGCTTCTACGGCGTGGCGCCGGCATTGCATGGCGCCCCGGGCGTGCGCGCCAAGGGCTATGTGGTGGTCGGCACCGTGCCGCTGATGTTGAGCAGCATCGACACCGCGCCGGGGGGCGCGGGCTTGCCGCCCGACAGCACGCCGGAAGGACGAGCCCGCAACGCGGCCCAGAACGAATTCTTCAAACAGACGCTGTTCGGCGAAACGCAAGTGCTGTATGCGCAAGAACTGGCGCGCCTCGGCGCGACCGAACCGGCTTCGTTTATCCTGGAAACCATGGCTACGCACGCCGACAAATACCTGCAATTGTCGGTCGAGGAATTGAGCTATAAACGGTCCGACTTGCCAGCCCATATAGAATTCGTCGGCGCGCTGCCGTCGCCGCCCTCGGACGCCAAGCTGCCCGACTGGTGGCAAGATGTGCTCGATGCGGAACAGGTGGTGGTGGTGACCCAGGGCACCATCGCCAACAGCGACTTCAGCCACCTGATCGAGCCGACGCTGGAAGCGCTGGCGGGCCTGCCGGTGCTGGTGGTGGCCGCCACCGGCAGCGACGCCGTGCCGGCCCACGTGCCGGCCAATGCGCGGGTAGCCAGGTTTGTGCCGTTCGTCGACCTGCTGCCGCATACCAGCATTCTGGTCAGCAACGGCGGTTTTGCCGGCACCCAGCAAGCGCTCAGTTTCGGCGTGCCGATGGTGCTGGCCGGTGAAACCGAAGACAAGATCGAAGGCAATGCGCGCACCGCCCACAGCGGCGCCGCGATCAACCTGAAGACCCAGCGTCCGACAGTGGCGGCGATCCGCGCGGCGGTCGAGCACATCCTGGCGACCGCCAGCTACCGCCAGCACGCGCGCCGGCTGCAAGCCGAATACGCCGGCCTGGATCCGTACGCGGCCATCGCCGCCGCCATCGCCGTATTCGATACCAAGTAA
- a CDS encoding YceI family protein, producing the protein MHFRPAACSRHPAPRQPCVPGNRTFPQPHVIAGDLTVRGKTVPVEFNTTMAQQIMNPFLKVPSVDFSGSAHVSRSAFGIRTDPAAIADDVELMFQLEMNKVS; encoded by the coding sequence TTGCACTTCCGGCCTGCTGCTTGCAGCCGGCATCCTGCCCCGCGTCAGCCATGCGTCCCGGGAAATCGAACCTTCCCACAGCCACACGTCATCGCTGGCGACCTGACAGTGCGCGGCAAGACCGTGCCGGTGGAATTCAATACCACGATGGCGCAGCAAATCATGAATCCGTTCCTGAAAGTGCCATCGGTCGATTTTTCCGGCAGCGCCCATGTCAGCCGCAGCGCATTCGGCATACGCACTGATCCGGCCGCGATCGCGGACGACGTGGAATTGATGTTTCAGCTGGAAATGAACAAAGTATCTTGA
- a CDS encoding helix-turn-helix transcriptional regulator has protein sequence MSALHPIVDMLGGIVGPHIEVVLHDLTQPETSVVALANGHVSDRGLGASILGGLKNDKAFIDATEQLSVRGEAVHSVMASYATVTRSGRELKSATVLFRDANGDLYAALCVNADLSHFQMAHSFLTKLLHPQPQSGPADAVLPDMDVLMREIISDAVRLHGKPVSMMNKKEKTLAVKNMLQRGLFIVKGGVERAAAALEVSRYTVYNYLEALRQEDDHDAG, from the coding sequence ATGAGTGCACTGCATCCCATCGTCGACATGCTGGGCGGTATTGTCGGCCCGCATATCGAAGTGGTGCTGCACGATCTGACCCAGCCTGAGACTTCCGTGGTGGCGCTGGCCAATGGCCATGTGTCCGATCGGGGGCTGGGCGCTTCGATCCTCGGCGGCCTGAAGAACGACAAGGCGTTTATCGACGCCACCGAACAGCTGTCGGTGCGCGGCGAGGCGGTGCATTCGGTGATGGCCAGCTATGCGACCGTGACGCGCTCCGGCCGCGAACTGAAGTCCGCGACCGTGCTGTTCCGCGACGCCAATGGCGACCTTTACGCGGCGCTGTGCGTGAACGCCGATTTGAGTCATTTCCAGATGGCCCACAGCTTTCTGACCAAATTGCTGCATCCGCAGCCGCAGAGCGGGCCGGCCGATGCGGTGCTGCCGGATATGGATGTCTTGATGCGCGAGATTATCAGCGATGCGGTGCGCCTGCACGGCAAGCCGGTGTCGATGATGAACAAAAAGGAGAAGACGCTGGCGGTGAAGAACATGCTGCAGCGCGGACTGTTCATCGTCAAGGGCGGAGTGGAGCGGGCCGCCGCCGCGCTGGAAGTGTCGCGCTATACCGTCTACAACTACCTGGAGGCGCTGCGCCAGGAAGACGATCACGACGCCGGCTGA
- a CDS encoding LysR family transcriptional regulator, whose product MDDFNWDDLRFVLAVARHGSVAAAARILKVTHGTVLRRLQKTELTLGTRIFDRLAAGYKGAEGGKLLIAAAETIEATVNETRRRLSGQRAEVDGKIRFTTTDALMECMVSPILASFRAKYPAITVEVMISNSQLDLQKHAADIALRPSVAPPDKLVGKRLGPLVFGLYATPGYLAQADVASVAGLYWLLPDGALENSSVSSWLQRALPNQPAALRANSFIVLRQLAEAGLGVAPLPVMLVRPGSPLRCVSMVPKSGNSELWLLTHADLRYATRIKLFIEHMAEHVRQQRDLYGNGGQYAIWPETMLQAPSSTA is encoded by the coding sequence ATGGATGATTTCAACTGGGACGACCTGCGCTTTGTCCTGGCGGTGGCGCGGCACGGCTCGGTCGCCGCGGCGGCACGGATTTTGAAGGTCACGCACGGGACGGTCTTGCGGCGCCTGCAAAAAACCGAGTTGACGCTGGGCACCCGCATTTTCGACCGGCTGGCGGCCGGCTACAAGGGGGCCGAAGGCGGCAAGCTCCTGATCGCCGCCGCCGAAACGATCGAGGCCACCGTCAATGAAACGCGGCGCCGGCTATCGGGACAGCGCGCCGAAGTGGACGGCAAAATCCGTTTCACCACCACCGACGCGCTGATGGAGTGCATGGTGTCGCCGATCCTGGCCAGCTTCCGCGCCAAATATCCCGCGATCACCGTCGAAGTGATGATCTCGAACAGCCAGCTGGACTTGCAGAAACACGCGGCCGACATAGCGCTGCGCCCCTCCGTCGCACCACCGGACAAGCTGGTCGGCAAGCGCCTCGGCCCGCTGGTGTTCGGCCTGTATGCGACGCCCGGCTACCTGGCACAAGCGGACGTGGCCAGCGTGGCCGGCCTGTACTGGCTGCTGCCGGACGGCGCGTTGGAAAACTCGTCGGTGTCGAGCTGGCTGCAACGGGCGCTGCCGAATCAGCCGGCCGCGCTGCGGGCCAACTCCTTCATCGTGCTGCGCCAGCTGGCCGAAGCGGGACTCGGCGTGGCGCCGCTGCCGGTGATGCTGGTACGGCCAGGCTCGCCGCTGCGCTGTGTCAGCATGGTGCCGAAGTCCGGCAATTCCGAACTGTGGCTGCTGACGCATGCGGATTTGCGCTATGCGACACGGATCAAGCTGTTTATCGAACACATGGCCGAGCATGTGCGGCAACAACGCGATCTGTATGGCAACGGCGGCCAATACGCCATCTGGCCGGAAACCATGCTGCAAGCCCCGTCCAGTACAGCGTAA